The Vicia villosa cultivar HV-30 ecotype Madison, WI linkage group LG1, Vvil1.0, whole genome shotgun sequence genome includes a region encoding these proteins:
- the LOC131623586 gene encoding uncharacterized protein LOC131623586: MDEIIAIHPPRSYHGDDVVLWKGTHNGSFTISSAYNILSGDMQSKEHNFAKDLWATTCHSLWFWRNQRKHDDQFVMPSNLSFMLCNKFKVYHAAIDRGREISAKNQQEKHIKWNPPSFGCICVNVDGAVNGSLQASCGGLLRDHNGTWRRGFSKKHRQM, encoded by the exons ATGGATGAAATCATTGCTATTCACCCTCCTAGAAGCTATCATGGAGACGATGTCGTTTTGTGGAAAGGAACTCATAATGGGAGCTTTACAATTTCCAGTGCTTATAATATTCTGAGTGGTGATATGCAG TCGAAAGAGCACAATTTTGCGAAGGATTTGTGGGCCACCACGTGTCACTCTCTTTGGTTCTGGAGAAATCAAAGGAAGCATGATGATCAATTTGTGATGCCGAGCAACCTCTCTTTCATGTTGTGTAACAAATTTAAGGTCTATCACGCAGCGATTGACCGTGGCCGAGAAATTAGTGCGAAGAACCAACAGGAAAAACACATTAAGTGGAATCCACCCAGTTTCGGTTGCATTTGTGTTAATGTCGATGGGGCAGTCAATGGCTCGCTTCAAGCTTCGTGTGGAGGTCTTCTTAGGGACCACAATGGCACATGGCGTAgaggtttttcaaaaaaacatagGCAAATGTAG